A genome region from Leptidea sinapis chromosome 34, ilLepSina1.1, whole genome shotgun sequence includes the following:
- the LOC126974981 gene encoding solute carrier family 25 member 35-like isoform X1: protein MIGDFIIGGLAGVGAGFFSNPFDVIKIRMQLQGELKARGEHAVYYRNIPHAAYTIVKHDGLASLQKGLVPALWFQLIVNGVRLGIYQQADNYGLLRDENNNTKFANSLFFGLISGMSGGLAGSPLQLVKTQLMSYSNKKIAVGTQHAHQGTLYALRQIYNKNGLLGLWRGAHGMMLRNSIGSSTQIAAFAICKEWMDNNGFCQQSKYLSAFVASNIGAVAKTITLTPMDVIMTRLYNQAVDAQGRGVLYSGIVDCANKITRAEGILAFYKGIGPSYLRQAPHTVLLLVFWDMLKDLQKSWDKEKAS from the exons AT GATCGGAGACTTTATAATTGGTGGCCTCGCTGGAGTAGGGGCTGGTTTCTTTAGCAATCCTTTTGATGTGATCAAAATACGAATGCAATTGCAAGGAGAGTTGAAGGCTAGAGGGGAACATGcagtttattatagaaatataCCTCATGCTGCCTATACCATTGTGAAGCATGATGGACTGGCAAGCCTGCAGAAGGGGCTTGTGCCCGCCCTTTGGTTCCAGCTTATTGTGAATGGGGTAAG ATTAGGAATATACCAACAAGCAGATAACTATGGCCTACTCAGAGATGAGAACAATAATACAAAGTTCGCTAATAGTTTGTTCTTTGGTCTCATCTCTGGTATGTCTGGAGGGCTCGCTGGCAGTCCACTCCAGCTTGTGAAGACACAACTAATGTCATATTCCAATAAGAAGATAGCAGTTGGTACGCAACATGCTCACCAAGGAACATTGTATGCTCTGAGGcagatttataacaaaaatggaCTCTTAGGTCTATGGAGGGGGGCCCATGGAATGATGTTGAGGAATTCCATTGGCTCCTCAACACAGATTGCAGCTTTTGCTAT ATGCAAGGAGTGGATGGACAACAACGGCTTTTGCCAACAGTCGAAGTATCTCTCCGCGTTCGTCGCGAGCAACATCGGCGCGGTTGCCAAGACTATCACGCTTACCCCGATGGATGTCATAATGACCAGGCTCTACAACCAAG CCGTGGATGCCCAAGGCAGAGGTGTGCTGTACAGCGGTATTGTGGATTGCGCCAACAAGATCACGAGAGCCGAAGGTATCCTGGCCTTCTATAAGGGCATAGGACCCTCGTACTTGAGGCAAGCGCCACATACAGTCCTGCTGCTCGTCTTCTGGGATATGCTCAAAGATTTGCAGAAGAGCTGGGACAAGGAAAAGGCGTCTTAG
- the LOC126974981 gene encoding solute carrier family 25 member 34-like isoform X2, translated as MGLGIYQQADNYGLLRDENNNTKFANSLFFGLISGMSGGLAGSPLQLVKTQLMSYSNKKIAVGTQHAHQGTLYALRQIYNKNGLLGLWRGAHGMMLRNSIGSSTQIAAFAICKEWMDNNGFCQQSKYLSAFVASNIGAVAKTITLTPMDVIMTRLYNQAVDAQGRGVLYSGIVDCANKITRAEGILAFYKGIGPSYLRQAPHTVLLLVFWDMLKDLQKSWDKEKAS; from the exons ATGGG ATTAGGAATATACCAACAAGCAGATAACTATGGCCTACTCAGAGATGAGAACAATAATACAAAGTTCGCTAATAGTTTGTTCTTTGGTCTCATCTCTGGTATGTCTGGAGGGCTCGCTGGCAGTCCACTCCAGCTTGTGAAGACACAACTAATGTCATATTCCAATAAGAAGATAGCAGTTGGTACGCAACATGCTCACCAAGGAACATTGTATGCTCTGAGGcagatttataacaaaaatggaCTCTTAGGTCTATGGAGGGGGGCCCATGGAATGATGTTGAGGAATTCCATTGGCTCCTCAACACAGATTGCAGCTTTTGCTAT ATGCAAGGAGTGGATGGACAACAACGGCTTTTGCCAACAGTCGAAGTATCTCTCCGCGTTCGTCGCGAGCAACATCGGCGCGGTTGCCAAGACTATCACGCTTACCCCGATGGATGTCATAATGACCAGGCTCTACAACCAAG CCGTGGATGCCCAAGGCAGAGGTGTGCTGTACAGCGGTATTGTGGATTGCGCCAACAAGATCACGAGAGCCGAAGGTATCCTGGCCTTCTATAAGGGCATAGGACCCTCGTACTTGAGGCAAGCGCCACATACAGTCCTGCTGCTCGTCTTCTGGGATATGCTCAAAGATTTGCAGAAGAGCTGGGACAAGGAAAAGGCGTCTTAG
- the LOC126974980 gene encoding solute carrier family 25 member 35-like, producing the protein MSQDIIRDITDMAMGGTSAMFATLFTNPIEVVKTRLQLQGELSKGKHTVIYRNVPHALFVIARSEGLVALQSGLPAMLGFQFCLNTFRLGVYRISERRGFTTTSEGRTSVVRGALAAGVGGALGSIAGTPFFLVKTRLQAQSAKAIAVGHQHTHSGTWDALRDIYRKEGVKGLFRGVGPQIPRGAVGSGSQMVSFAYAKEWLRDRGLCQSPLLLSFMGANLGGIVMTLCLNPFDVLATRLSNQPVDINNRGKLYKGMTDCFIKMLRSEGGAAFYKGLGANYLRLGPHTVLLLVCWDQLKLLEEYLRS; encoded by the exons ATGTCGCAGGATATAATCCGTGACATCACCGACATGGCAATGGGAGGGACGTCGGCCATGTTCGCAACATTATTCACAAATCCGATTGAAGTCGTAAAAACTCGACTGCAGCTACAGGGAGAGCTGTCGAAGGGAAAACACACTGTCATCTACAGAAACGTGCCTCATGCATTATTTGTTATAGCGAGGAGTGAGGGATTGGTGGCCTTGCAGAGTGGCCTACCCGCTATGCTGGGGTTTCAGTTCTGTTTAAATACATTCAG GTTAGGCGTGTACCGTATATCAGAGCGTCGTGGCTTCACCACAACTTCTGAAGGTCGGACGTCCGTAGTGCGCGGTGCCCTAGCGGCCGGCGTGGGCGGAGCCCTGGGCTCCATCGCCGGCACGCCCTTCTTCCTCGTCAAAACCAGACTACAAGCTCAATCCGCCAAAGCCATCGCTGTGGGCCACCAGCATACGCACAGCGGAACTTGGGATGCCTTGCGAGATATTTATAGAAAAGAAGGTGTTAAAG GTCTGTTTCGTGGCGTGGGACCCCAGATACCCCGTGGTGCCGTGGGCAGTGGCTCTCAGATGGTGAGCTTCGCGTACGCCAAGGAATGGCTTCGGGACCGAGGTCTCTGTCAgtcaccgcttcttctctcctTCATGGGCGCTAATCTAGGAGGGATCGTTATGACATTGTGCCTCAATCCCTTTGACGTTCTGGCTACACGACTTTCCAATCAGC cTGTGGACATCAACAACCGTGGCAAGTTATACAAAGGTATGACGGACTGTTTCATTAAAATGTTGCGCTCGGAAGGTGGTGCCGCCTTCTACAAAGGACTTGGTGCCAACTACCTGAGGCTGGGGCCCCATACTGTCCTTCTACTGGTCTGCTGGGATCAGCTCAAGTTGCTTGAAGAATATCTCAGGAGTTAG
- the LOC126974936 gene encoding solute carrier family 2, facilitated glucose transporter member 1-like isoform X4 → MLILGRLLVGLSSGLTTSIVPMYLAELSPHSLTGAMGVACPMGVNVGVLVGQVMGLEVLLGGAADWPYLLSVFAILVIICLPVLFVLPESPKYLYVVKRSEAESIRELSRVRGVSSSLLGDELDVLREEARRSGGERCSMLDAVRDPALTLPLLLACSMQAGQQTSGINAVFYYSQTIFKQAGLSEQDAQYATIGCGSINVCTAVLMLYLLPKIGRRPLLLTSIFFATVILTLLAAALKFIDAVSWMPHAAMVAVLMYVLVYGFGLGPIPYFIASEMFEVAQRPAGMAWGSLGNWGGNFLVGMCFPTMRALIGPYSFLVFAAFTGSLFVFQKLYFPETKGKTPTQVSLLCSRGLKSRPLRSETLGHL, encoded by the exons GTCTAACAACGAGTATAGTGCCTATGTACCTGGCAGAACTGTCGCCGCACAGTCTTACGGGTGCCATGGGGGTCGCGTGCCCTATGGGAGTCAACGTGGGCGTCCTGGTGGGTCAAGTCATGGGCCTGGAGGTTTTATTGG GTGGTGCCGCCGATTGGCCGTACCTGTTGTCTGTGTTCGCGATACTAGTCATTATATGTTTACCTGTGCTGTTTGTGTTGCCTGAGAGTCCGAAGTACCTTTATGTAGTTAAGAGGAGCGAAGCAGAATCTATCAGGG AACTGAGTCGTGTCCGAGGCGTGTCCAGCAGCTTGCTGGGTGACGAGCTGGATGTCCTGCGGGAGGAGGCGCGCCGCTCCGGGGGGGAGCGCTGCAGCATGCTGGATGCTGTGCGGGACCCCGCCCTCACGCTGCCGTTGCTGCTGGCATGCAGCATGCAGGCGGGGCAGCAGACCAGCGGCATCAACGCG GTGTTCTACTACTCGCAAACGATCTTCAAACAAGCGGGCCTGTCGGAGCAGGACGCTCAGTACGCCACCATCGGCTGCGGCTCCATCAACGTGTGCACGGCCGTCCTGATGCTGTACCTCCTCCCCAAGATCGGCAGACGTCCCCTGCTGCtcacttcaatattttttgctACTGTCATACTAACCTTGCTGGCAGCTGCTTTAAAGTTCATT GACGCTGTATCCTGGATGCCGCACGCAGCCATGGTCGCTGTGCTGATGTACGTCCTAGTGTACGGATTCGGTCTAGGGCCTATACCTTACTTTATTGCTTCCG AGATGTTCGAGGTGGCGCAGCGTCCTGCTGGCATGGCGTGGGGGTCGCTGGGTAACTGGGGGGGCAACTTCCTGGTGGGGATGTGCTTCCCCACCATGAGGGCCCTCATCGGACCCTACTCCTTCCTCGTGTTCGCAGCTTTCACTGGCTCACTCTTTGTCTTCCAGAA ATTATACTTCCCCGAGACCAAGGGTAAGACTCCGACACAAGTGTCACTGCTGTGCAGCCGGGGTCTGAAGTCCCGACCTCTTCGCTCCGAGACTCTGGGCCATCTCTGA